The Fulvivirga ligni genome window below encodes:
- a CDS encoding Crp/Fnr family transcriptional regulator, which translates to MTDQELAFQDIYLRQYDQSEPEIIGYILPHLTFQYIKKGGFYLSFGDIQTGMGYVSQGLLRRYYINENGNQITTGFTKEDEYVTDYPAFIRQRPTRFSIQALEPAIIINLPYEIIQECYRRFKNSEMQGRLIAENVLTILNNRVEGFLFNTAEERYLQFIEDHKDLMNRISLTHLASFLGIERQSLSRIRKKLSEK; encoded by the coding sequence ATGACCGACCAAGAATTAGCCTTTCAAGACATTTATCTTCGACAGTATGACCAATCAGAACCTGAAATAATAGGATATATTCTGCCTCATCTCACCTTTCAGTATATAAAGAAAGGTGGCTTTTATCTCTCTTTTGGAGATATTCAAACCGGCATGGGATATGTCAGTCAAGGCCTGCTAAGGAGATATTATATCAACGAAAATGGAAATCAGATCACAACCGGGTTCACTAAGGAGGACGAATACGTTACAGACTATCCTGCTTTTATTCGGCAGCGACCTACCCGGTTTTCTATTCAAGCTCTAGAACCCGCTATCATCATAAATCTCCCTTATGAGATAATTCAAGAATGCTATAGACGCTTCAAAAACAGCGAAATGCAAGGGCGATTAATCGCTGAAAATGTACTTACCATTTTGAATAACAGAGTAGAAGGCTTTCTTTTCAATACAGCCGAGGAGCGATATCTTCAATTCATAGAGGATCATAAAGATTTGATGAACCGCATTAGCCTTACTCATTTAGCTTCCTTTCTTGGCATAGAGCGACAATCTCTAAGTAGGATCAGGAAAAAATTGAGTGAAAAATGA
- a CDS encoding M20 metallopeptidase family protein: MTATSFAQTTSSIHASIQQHTNSIYDTLVQTRRYLHRNPELGGQEKNTSAFISAYLENLGLEVKTNIGGYGLVGILRGDKEGKKIAWRADIDAIHEHKKEEGELASNNEGVGHHCGHDVHTTIALGMAEVLAAQKENLHGTIYFIFQHSEENYQGALEMIDGGLFDIIDPEEMYAAHLSPMPSGLVATKEHYLFADYKQINITYKKPSDENSISEFTKGIFKDLQNVAPDSKFWDTRNLMDPNIGLGHPNTIFKNFVTVEEKMKTSVTDKTLTISAFVSTSNAELMKEIPGQLLKKIGDSRYADQLIDIKFGSDIFSYSEKRGNIDNDTELATKCLKSISDNYGASSALTLYGVIPDGRGDDFSYFQEKAPCVYFLLGGSNYSKGIISMPHTPAFSVDETCIKHGVNYFSSMLADRLNN, from the coding sequence ATGACAGCAACGAGTTTTGCTCAAACAACCAGTTCCATTCATGCCAGCATTCAACAGCACACTAATTCCATCTACGATACACTAGTACAAACCAGAAGGTATCTGCACCGAAACCCTGAACTTGGCGGTCAGGAAAAGAATACCTCAGCATTTATAAGTGCATATCTGGAAAACCTGGGCTTAGAGGTAAAAACTAATATCGGAGGCTACGGTTTAGTTGGCATTTTAAGAGGTGATAAAGAAGGCAAAAAGATAGCATGGCGTGCAGATATTGATGCCATTCATGAGCACAAAAAAGAAGAAGGCGAGCTAGCGTCGAATAATGAAGGCGTGGGCCACCATTGTGGGCATGATGTGCATACTACCATTGCTTTAGGAATGGCGGAGGTACTAGCCGCTCAGAAAGAAAACCTACACGGCACCATTTATTTTATATTTCAGCACTCAGAAGAAAATTACCAGGGTGCACTTGAAATGATTGATGGAGGCCTGTTTGATATCATTGATCCCGAGGAGATGTATGCCGCACATCTTTCACCTATGCCATCCGGTTTAGTAGCCACCAAGGAGCATTATTTATTCGCCGATTACAAACAAATAAATATTACTTATAAAAAGCCTTCAGATGAAAATTCCATTTCTGAATTTACTAAAGGCATTTTTAAAGATCTGCAAAATGTAGCTCCAGATAGCAAATTTTGGGATACCAGAAATTTGATGGACCCAAATATAGGACTTGGACACCCCAACACCATCTTCAAAAACTTTGTTACGGTGGAAGAAAAAATGAAAACCTCTGTAACCGATAAAACATTGACCATCAGCGCATTTGTAAGTACAAGCAACGCCGAATTAATGAAAGAAATTCCTGGACAATTACTCAAAAAAATCGGTGATTCTCGCTATGCAGACCAGTTAATCGACATCAAATTTGGATCAGACATTTTCTCCTATTCAGAAAAGAGAGGAAATATTGATAACGATACGGAACTAGCCACCAAATGCTTGAAGAGTATTTCTGACAATTATGGAGCAAGCTCCGCTCTAACCCTTTACGGGGTTATTCCAGACGGACGCGGTGATGATTTCTCTTATTTTCAGGAAAAGGCACCCTGCGTGTACTTCCTTCTAGGAGGGTCCAATTATTCAAAAGGTATTATTTCAATGCCTCACACACCAGCTTTCTCAGTGGATGAGACATGTATTAAGCATGGTGTTAATTATTTTTCATCAATGCTGGCGGACCGCCTTAATAACTAG
- a CDS encoding VOC family protein, which yields MISNTVNFAPELHIPNGTFNIDFYINFGATEHFCLKNDDGSIHVAELDYEGAIFHVHETTMGSKSLEPNGAGGVTAIIGLFVPDVDAVMKKAIDAGAVEVNPPTDHDYGYRQGMFKDPFGHYWQIQKRIKV from the coding sequence ATGATATCAAATACAGTTAACTTTGCGCCGGAACTTCACATTCCAAATGGCACCTTCAACATTGACTTTTACATCAATTTTGGTGCAACGGAGCATTTCTGTTTGAAAAACGATGATGGTAGCATCCATGTAGCTGAACTTGATTATGAAGGAGCAATATTTCACGTTCATGAAACAACCATGGGATCTAAATCTCTGGAACCTAACGGTGCCGGAGGTGTCACTGCTATTATAGGTTTATTTGTTCCAGATGTTGACGCTGTAATGAAAAAGGCCATTGATGCCGGAGCTGTAGAAGTAAATCCTCCAACGGATCACGACTACGGCTACCGACAAGGCATGTTTAAAGATCCTTTTGGCCACTATTGGCAAATTCAAAAAAGAATTAAAGTATAA
- a CDS encoding DUF1028 domain-containing protein: protein MKKIYLVVLLSLLLSPAFSQLYLQKEPLAHTYSIVARDPETGEMAVAVQSHWFSVGTSVSWGEAGVGVVATQSFTNKSFGLRGLALLKEGKTAEQALKILLKSDEGREVRQVAILDSKGNVATHTGEKCIKYAGHQQGDNFSVQANMMLTKDVWPAMAEAYEKAKDLPLAERVLKALEAAQAAGGDIRGKQSAALLVVKGQPAENAWDDPMIDLRVDDSEEPLKELKRLLTVYRAYEHMNNGDLALEVGDMSLALQEYGKAQSMFPDNLEMKYWTAVTLANNGKLDEALPMFKAIFREDDNWRELTERLPAVGLLELDKKDLKKILKVK from the coding sequence ATGAAAAAAATATACTTAGTTGTTTTACTATCACTTCTCCTTTCGCCGGCATTTAGCCAACTATATCTGCAGAAGGAGCCTTTAGCACATACATATTCTATCGTAGCCAGAGATCCAGAGACAGGAGAGATGGCGGTGGCGGTACAAAGCCATTGGTTTTCTGTAGGCACTAGTGTAAGCTGGGGTGAAGCCGGAGTGGGAGTAGTGGCCACCCAATCATTTACCAATAAATCCTTCGGCCTGAGAGGTTTAGCACTTTTGAAAGAAGGTAAAACTGCAGAGCAGGCTTTAAAAATACTCCTGAAAAGTGATGAAGGTCGTGAGGTGAGGCAGGTGGCTATCCTTGATTCAAAAGGTAATGTAGCTACTCATACAGGTGAGAAATGTATCAAATACGCAGGACATCAGCAAGGAGACAACTTTTCAGTGCAGGCCAATATGATGCTGACTAAAGATGTGTGGCCGGCCATGGCTGAAGCTTATGAAAAAGCGAAGGATTTGCCTTTAGCCGAGCGAGTTTTGAAGGCGCTAGAGGCGGCTCAGGCTGCTGGCGGAGATATCAGGGGTAAGCAATCAGCTGCTCTTTTGGTAGTAAAAGGACAGCCCGCAGAAAATGCCTGGGATGATCCTATGATAGACCTGAGGGTGGATGATAGTGAAGAACCACTGAAGGAATTGAAAAGGCTACTTACTGTGTACAGAGCCTATGAACATATGAATAATGGTGATCTGGCTCTGGAAGTGGGAGATATGTCGCTGGCCCTGCAGGAGTATGGCAAGGCTCAGTCTATGTTTCCGGATAATCTGGAAATGAAATACTGGACTGCCGTGACATTGGCTAACAATGGTAAACTCGATGAAGCACTTCCAATGTTTAAGGCCATTTTTCGTGAAGATGATAATTGGAGAGAGCTCACAGAAAGACTCCCCGCTGTAGGATTGCTGGAGCTGGATAAAAAGGATTTAAAGAAGATTTTAAAAGTGAAGTAA
- the murB gene encoding UDP-N-acetylmuramate dehydrogenase has translation MHFHKNISLQPHNTFGLEAKAKLFIEVNTIEELQEVLKSEEAQNEELLILGGGSNILLTQDFGGLVIKNTITGIDVIEETEKYVVVEVGAGETWHSFVEYALDKNWGGIENLSLIPGTIGAAPMQNIGAYGIELKDVFQSLKAVKIESGEVDIFNNDQCQFGYRESVFKTTLKGQYIIAKVQLKLSKDEHNLNIEYGAIQDTLEEMKVKKPTIQDVSKAVISIRQSKLPDPKEIGNSGSFFKNPTISMIDYEALKVDYPEIPGYKLPENMIKVPAGWLIEQAGWKGYTMGNIGVHKKQALVLVNYGGGHGDDIWALAQEIQESVIKKFGIQLNPEVNVI, from the coding sequence ATGCATTTCCATAAAAATATATCATTACAACCGCACAATACATTTGGCCTTGAGGCTAAGGCTAAATTATTTATTGAAGTAAACACCATAGAAGAACTTCAAGAAGTTTTAAAAAGCGAGGAAGCTCAAAATGAAGAGTTGCTCATTTTAGGTGGTGGAAGCAATATTCTACTTACGCAGGACTTTGGTGGTCTGGTAATAAAAAATACGATTACAGGTATTGATGTTATTGAGGAAACAGAGAAGTATGTAGTGGTGGAAGTAGGTGCAGGAGAAACATGGCACAGCTTTGTGGAATATGCGCTAGATAAAAACTGGGGTGGCATTGAAAACCTGTCATTGATACCGGGTACGATCGGAGCAGCTCCCATGCAAAATATTGGCGCTTATGGCATTGAACTTAAAGATGTTTTCCAAAGCTTGAAGGCCGTAAAAATAGAATCTGGCGAAGTAGATATTTTTAATAATGATCAATGCCAGTTTGGATATAGAGAAAGTGTTTTTAAAACTACCTTGAAAGGCCAGTATATCATAGCCAAGGTTCAGCTGAAGCTTTCTAAAGATGAGCACAACCTGAACATAGAATATGGTGCTATTCAAGACACCTTAGAAGAAATGAAGGTGAAAAAGCCTACCATTCAGGATGTAAGTAAGGCAGTGATATCCATAAGACAAAGCAAACTACCTGACCCTAAGGAGATTGGCAACAGCGGAAGCTTTTTCAAGAATCCTACCATAAGTATGATAGATTATGAAGCCTTAAAAGTGGACTACCCTGAAATACCAGGATATAAACTTCCTGAGAACATGATCAAAGTGCCGGCAGGTTGGCTAATAGAACAAGCCGGATGGAAAGGTTATACTATGGGCAACATTGGTGTACATAAAAAGCAGGCCCTGGTTTTAGTAAACTACGGCGGCGGCCACGGCGATGACATCTGGGCACTGGCTCAAGAAATTCAAGAGTCTGTTATCAAGAAATTTGGTATACAGCTAAATCCTGAGGTGAATGTGATCTAG
- a CDS encoding deoxycytidylate deaminase — translation MKKPEFDDIFMELAVNLAKRSHCIKRHVGAVLTKDTRIISIGYNGPPAGTHNCDLEWPEKGCPRDSKGGCSLAIHAEQNALLYAVKNKTEVKGATMYVTLAPCLACARIIYTMGVEKVVFLNSYAEYKGIESDEGVDFLVKFGVKVERYQGSISAVTEMI, via the coding sequence ATGAAGAAACCAGAGTTTGACGATATTTTTATGGAGTTGGCAGTGAATCTGGCTAAAAGATCACATTGTATAAAACGCCATGTAGGCGCTGTACTAACAAAAGATACGAGAATCATTTCAATAGGTTATAACGGACCGCCAGCCGGCACCCATAACTGTGATCTGGAATGGCCGGAAAAAGGATGCCCCAGAGACTCCAAGGGAGGTTGCTCATTAGCTATTCATGCCGAGCAAAATGCTCTTTTGTATGCAGTAAAGAATAAAACGGAGGTAAAAGGGGCCACTATGTATGTCACTCTTGCGCCATGTTTGGCCTGTGCCAGAATTATCTATACCATGGGCGTGGAAAAGGTGGTTTTCCTTAATTCATACGCAGAATACAAAGGTATTGAAAGTGATGAAGGCGTAGATTTCCTGGTAAAGTTCGGAGTGAAGGTAGAACGATACCAGGGGAGTATATCTGCTGTAACTGAAATGATCTGA
- a CDS encoding DUF2911 domain-containing protein gives MKSKPVALTILTLIFFSSITFAQEAITPRPSPTAIITMKYEDTYVKITYCQPHKRGRDIFGTLVPFGQVWRTGANEATEITLTGDVKINEDTLEAGTYSLFTIPNKDKWTIIINKELGQWGAYNYNEEADVMRFEVPTGSVKTGVVWEPFTMAFEQSNEKADLVIMWDKTKVAIPIEFL, from the coding sequence ATGAAATCAAAACCCGTTGCTTTAACTATCCTTACGCTGATCTTCTTCAGCTCTATCACTTTCGCTCAGGAAGCGATAACGCCACGCCCCAGCCCTACCGCCATCATTACTATGAAGTATGAGGATACTTACGTGAAAATCACCTATTGCCAGCCTCACAAAAGAGGTAGAGATATATTCGGCACTTTAGTTCCTTTCGGACAAGTGTGGAGAACAGGTGCTAATGAAGCTACAGAAATCACGTTGACAGGTGATGTGAAGATCAATGAAGATACTTTGGAAGCCGGTACCTATTCTTTATTCACCATACCTAATAAAGACAAATGGACCATAATCATTAACAAAGAATTAGGTCAATGGGGTGCTTACAACTACAATGAGGAAGCTGACGTGATGAGGTTTGAAGTACCAACGGGAAGTGTAAAGACAGGAGTAGTATGGGAGCCGTTTACCATGGCCTTTGAACAAAGCAATGAAAAGGCTGATCTCGTAATTATGTGGGATAAAACTAAGGTGGCTATCCCTATCGAATTTCTATAA
- a CDS encoding lysophospholipid acyltransferase family protein, with amino-acid sequence MKSLLLYYFILIPFSYLPLRVLFIISDFIFFVLFHVLGYRRKVVYNNLKNSFPNKSETELRIYEKEFFRHLCDLMVESVKTFSISAEKSIKHLKIVNPEVTDHFFKQGKDIVGVGGHNGNWELYAVACVMQIEHRVAALYTPMSNKVFDEKMRKSRSRFGLNMVPTSNSEALYQETGEPTMYTFGIDQCPRSSQKAYWMKFLNQETGVQFGAEKFAREHNMPVIFGNIHKVKRGYYEVIFDVVCEDPSQLEVGEIMRRSTVMLESSIKKQPSYWLWSHKRWKRKKADCVPV; translated from the coding sequence ATGAAGAGTCTACTTTTATATTATTTCATTCTGATTCCTTTTTCGTATCTCCCTCTAAGGGTGCTATTTATCATTTCTGATTTCATCTTTTTTGTTCTTTTTCATGTATTGGGCTATCGAAGAAAAGTGGTTTATAACAACCTGAAGAACTCATTCCCTAATAAGAGTGAAACGGAGCTTCGAATTTATGAAAAGGAGTTTTTTAGACACCTTTGTGATCTAATGGTCGAGAGTGTTAAAACCTTTTCTATCTCTGCCGAAAAGAGCATCAAGCATTTGAAGATAGTTAACCCGGAGGTAACGGATCATTTTTTCAAACAAGGAAAGGATATTGTAGGAGTAGGAGGGCATAATGGTAACTGGGAGCTATATGCCGTGGCCTGCGTAATGCAGATTGAGCATAGAGTAGCCGCTTTATACACACCGATGAGTAATAAGGTGTTTGATGAGAAAATGCGTAAGAGCAGGTCTCGCTTTGGTTTGAATATGGTGCCTACCAGCAATAGTGAAGCTTTATATCAGGAAACTGGCGAGCCAACTATGTATACTTTTGGCATAGATCAGTGCCCCAGAAGTTCTCAAAAGGCCTATTGGATGAAATTTTTAAATCAGGAAACGGGTGTTCAGTTTGGTGCGGAGAAGTTTGCCAGAGAGCACAATATGCCGGTGATCTTTGGAAATATTCATAAAGTAAAAAGAGGCTATTATGAAGTGATTTTTGATGTGGTTTGTGAAGATCCGTCTCAGCTGGAAGTAGGGGAGATTATGCGAAGGAGTACAGTGATGCTGGAATCAAGCATTAAAAAACAGCCTTCATATTGGCTGTGGAGCCACAAAAGATGGAAAAGGAAAAAGGCCGATTGCGTGCCTGTTTGA
- a CDS encoding zinc-dependent metalloprotease gives MRKNLLLLFVLSFFVFNQQVQAQLFGGKKKKKEQEKTEKPKPKSPFKSYKQVITDKAQTDEGLFTFHKVEDKYYFEIPDSLLEREILIISRISGHVKGLNFGGAGMKSRPQQVIRFQKKDHNLILRSVSFNSVASEDDPIYQSVVNNNFEPIIYSFKIEALGKDSSSYVIDIEDFFSSDIPMIGAMSQRERKEFKISSLDRSRSMVSWVKSFPKNTEVRHILTYKGSELPDNRLTDALSIEMNQSLILLPENPMVPRNQDDRVSYFSIRQTDYSLDEQKAAQNQFITRWRLEPSDWDAFNRGEAVEPVKPIVYYIDPATPLKWRPFIKQGIEEWQSAFEKAGLKNAIIAKDAPTKEEDPDWDPVDVRYSVIRYIATDIQNAQGPHVHDPRTGEILQSDILWYHNVMRLLRNWYFIQTAAVNPEARNIKFKDELMGQLIRFVAAHEVGHTLGLPHNMGSSVGYSVDSLRSKTFTATHGTAPSIMDYARFNYVAQPEDGITHFFPGIGEYDDWSIYYGYHPIANVKTAAEEEDVLNGWILEKAGNPLYRFGRANGVDPTAQTEDLGDDSMIASELGIRNLKRINKELMTWGTEDGKDYDDLRELYLNVIGQYSRYMGHVITNVGGIYEYNKTTDQDGAVYTHVELDKQKRAVQFFNDELFATPEWMIDPAILSRIEQDGIVDRIKSIQTRTLNGLLNDDRVKRTIENETLNGSKAYKPTQLFSDLRKGLFFELRTGKTIDTYRRNLQKAFVEKLGELVNTEDKDVRTTDIPSLSRGTLQAIKSDIRAGLGRQSDTLSRYHLQDLSERIDQILDPK, from the coding sequence ATGAGGAAGAATTTATTACTATTATTCGTCCTGTCTTTTTTCGTTTTCAACCAGCAGGTGCAGGCACAGCTTTTTGGAGGCAAGAAGAAGAAAAAGGAGCAGGAGAAGACAGAAAAGCCAAAACCAAAATCACCATTTAAAAGCTATAAGCAGGTAATTACGGACAAGGCTCAAACTGATGAGGGTCTTTTCACCTTTCATAAAGTAGAAGACAAATATTACTTCGAAATACCTGATTCATTACTAGAAAGAGAAATTTTGATCATTTCCAGAATCTCTGGTCATGTGAAGGGTTTAAACTTTGGTGGAGCCGGTATGAAGTCTCGCCCGCAGCAGGTGATCAGATTTCAAAAGAAGGACCACAACCTGATTTTAAGATCAGTATCATTCAATTCTGTAGCCAGCGAGGATGATCCTATCTATCAATCAGTGGTGAATAACAATTTTGAGCCTATCATTTACAGCTTCAAAATAGAGGCACTAGGAAAAGATTCGTCTTCATATGTAATTGATATTGAAGACTTTTTCTCTTCAGACATTCCTATGATCGGGGCCATGAGCCAGCGTGAAAGAAAAGAATTCAAGATATCTTCTTTAGACAGAAGCAGATCTATGGTATCATGGGTAAAGTCATTCCCTAAGAATACTGAGGTAAGACATATACTTACTTACAAAGGCTCTGAGCTACCAGACAACAGGCTTACTGATGCTTTATCCATAGAGATGAACCAGTCCTTGATATTATTACCTGAAAACCCAATGGTACCGCGTAATCAGGATGACAGGGTGAGCTATTTCTCCATCAGACAGACTGACTACTCTTTAGACGAGCAAAAAGCTGCTCAGAATCAGTTCATTACACGCTGGAGATTAGAGCCTAGCGATTGGGACGCTTTCAACAGAGGTGAGGCCGTGGAACCAGTGAAACCTATTGTTTATTACATAGATCCTGCTACGCCTTTGAAATGGAGACCATTCATAAAGCAAGGTATTGAAGAATGGCAGTCGGCTTTTGAAAAGGCCGGCCTTAAAAATGCCATTATAGCCAAAGATGCCCCTACCAAGGAAGAAGATCCTGACTGGGATCCTGTAGACGTTCGTTATTCTGTGATCAGATATATCGCCACAGATATTCAGAATGCTCAGGGCCCACACGTACACGATCCTAGAACAGGCGAAATCTTGCAAAGTGATATTCTTTGGTATCATAACGTGATGAGGCTGCTAAGAAATTGGTACTTCATCCAGACTGCCGCTGTGAACCCGGAAGCCAGAAATATCAAGTTCAAAGATGAGCTTATGGGGCAACTTATTCGCTTTGTTGCTGCTCATGAAGTGGGACATACATTAGGTCTTCCGCATAACATGGGTTCAAGCGTAGGTTATTCAGTAGATTCATTACGTTCTAAGACCTTCACAGCTACTCATGGCACAGCGCCTTCTATTATGGACTATGCTCGTTTTAACTATGTAGCTCAGCCAGAAGATGGCATTACGCATTTCTTCCCAGGCATTGGCGAGTATGATGATTGGTCTATCTACTATGGATACCACCCTATAGCGAATGTAAAAACAGCCGCTGAAGAGGAAGATGTTCTTAACGGATGGATATTAGAAAAAGCGGGTAATCCTCTTTATAGATTTGGCAGAGCCAACGGAGTAGATCCTACAGCGCAAACCGAAGATTTAGGTGATGATTCTATGATAGCATCAGAATTAGGTATCAGAAACCTAAAGAGAATCAACAAAGAGCTTATGACCTGGGGCACTGAAGACGGTAAAGATTATGATGATCTTAGAGAATTATACCTCAATGTAATTGGCCAGTACAGCAGATACATGGGCCATGTAATTACCAACGTAGGCGGTATTTATGAATACAACAAAACCACTGATCAGGATGGAGCTGTTTACACCCACGTGGAGTTGGATAAGCAAAAACGCGCTGTTCAATTCTTTAATGATGAATTGTTTGCAACGCCAGAATGGATGATTGATCCGGCTATTCTTTCAAGGATTGAGCAAGATGGTATTGTAGATAGAATTAAGTCTATTCAGACCAGAACACTAAATGGTTTGCTGAATGATGATAGGGTGAAGAGAACCATTGAAAACGAAACTTTAAATGGCTCTAAAGCTTATAAACCAACTCAGCTATTTAGTGACTTGAGAAAAGGCCTGTTTTTTGAATTAAGAACCGGAAAAACTATAGATACTTACAGAAGAAATCTTCAAAAGGCATTTGTAGAAAAGCTTGGTGAATTAGTAAACACTGAAGATAAAGATGTAAGAACTACAGACATTCCATCATTATCAAGAGGAACTTTACAAGCAATAAAAAGCGACATCAGAGCTGGGTTAGGCAGACAATCAGACACCCTTTCCAGATACCATTTACAGGATTTATCTGAACGAATCGATCAGATTTTAGATCCTAAATAA
- a CDS encoding ketopantoate reductase family protein, which produces MKYLIIGAGGTGGLIGGFLARVNKDVTLIARGEHLQTIKDNGLTMHFLYNEETVNVKNIKAVAEHELKNEVFDIIFVCVKAYSLKEIAPLINKHSNQNSIIIPILNSLKAGSILRKAIEDRQICDGCIYLTGFKSGPGEISQNNKIFRIVYGFSGVDQDKHPQLYMVNSDLKEADVDIKYTSEINSAIFRKLCFTSAFAAVGIYHQVKAADIQENPKYRKLFEDLLRELQDIKNAAGFSGEYQIVEENLKILDQLSGEFTASLQKDIAAGNTDEREQLIFDLVRLAEEYQVEAPHYHEIANYLGYNH; this is translated from the coding sequence ATGAAATATCTCATAATCGGTGCGGGTGGAACAGGAGGCCTTATCGGTGGTTTTCTAGCCAGAGTAAATAAGGACGTTACCCTCATAGCTCGCGGAGAGCACCTACAAACCATCAAAGACAACGGACTGACCATGCATTTCCTTTACAATGAGGAAACTGTAAATGTAAAAAACATCAAAGCCGTTGCAGAGCATGAGTTAAAAAACGAGGTATTTGACATTATTTTCGTCTGCGTAAAGGCTTACAGTTTAAAGGAGATTGCTCCATTAATAAATAAGCACAGCAACCAAAACAGCATTATAATTCCGATATTGAATTCTTTAAAAGCCGGAAGTATTCTAAGAAAGGCTATAGAGGATCGGCAAATCTGCGACGGCTGTATTTATCTAACAGGATTTAAATCCGGGCCTGGAGAAATCAGTCAGAATAATAAAATTTTCAGAATCGTATATGGCTTCAGTGGTGTAGATCAAGATAAACACCCTCAGTTATATATGGTTAATTCCGATTTGAAAGAAGCTGATGTTGATATAAAATATACTTCTGAAATCAATAGTGCTATATTTCGGAAGCTTTGTTTCACCTCAGCATTTGCTGCAGTAGGTATATATCATCAGGTGAAAGCTGCTGATATTCAGGAAAACCCTAAATACAGAAAGCTATTTGAAGATCTGCTTAGGGAACTCCAAGACATTAAAAATGCTGCTGGTTTTTCAGGCGAGTATCAAATAGTAGAAGAAAATTTAAAAATACTGGATCAGCTTTCAGGTGAATTTACCGCCTCATTGCAAAAAGATATTGCTGCCGGAAATACTGATGAAAGGGAGCAACTCATTTTTGATTTGGTAAGACTAGCCGAAGAGTATCAGGTGGAAGCGCCTCATTATCATGAAATAGCTAATTACCTAGGCTATAATCATTAG